A region of Granulicella sibirica DNA encodes the following proteins:
- a CDS encoding glycoside hydrolase family 28 protein: MATRRSFLFSSLSVAGLSWMPSFAQSGSALEINVLSLGAVGDGIVLDTKPIQQAIDRVSAAGGGRVLVPGGKRFLVGALMLKSNVDLHLADDGVLLASPRQADYFPKRNKGVINADGASNLKISGSGHVDGQGMKFMGDYSPVYERWEPLSFRPKMFHLIGCKGLEISGISFGHSPEWGLHTLGCEHVLVDGVRIRNYLDVPNCDGMDPDRCRDMEIKNCDLVCADDGIVIKAGEQTDEDFGAAHNITVRDCSVVCRDSGLKIGTETFGDVSKILFERCRIVSGGRGPTITHRQPGNVSDVEFRDIEFLAQHHAARWWGWGEAASVTVWPRTKDGKTGSLSDIRFKRVHGVAENSFRIDAHPEMPVRDVLLEDCSVEIDRWTQYPGGFFDNRPTRADDPMHEPGGLEKHDTPAYFFRNVQGAVIRNCSARWGVHPSDSFSYALEAQNVTGLKLEHFKGTAGRPGLSATSIH; the protein is encoded by the coding sequence ATGGCCACTCGCAGGTCGTTCCTCTTCAGCTCACTCTCTGTCGCCGGACTTAGCTGGATGCCATCGTTTGCACAATCCGGCTCGGCACTCGAGATCAACGTTCTGTCCCTTGGAGCCGTTGGAGATGGTATCGTGCTGGATACAAAGCCCATCCAGCAGGCTATCGACCGCGTGTCGGCCGCTGGCGGAGGACGTGTTCTCGTACCGGGCGGGAAGCGCTTCTTAGTGGGCGCGCTCATGCTGAAGAGCAACGTCGATCTTCATCTTGCGGATGACGGTGTTCTACTCGCAAGTCCGCGGCAGGCTGACTATTTCCCGAAGAGGAATAAGGGAGTGATCAATGCCGATGGAGCAAGTAACCTGAAGATCAGCGGCAGCGGCCACGTAGACGGGCAGGGAATGAAGTTCATGGGAGACTATTCGCCTGTCTATGAACGCTGGGAGCCACTGTCTTTCAGGCCGAAGATGTTTCATCTCATCGGCTGTAAAGGCCTCGAGATCTCCGGTATCTCTTTCGGCCATTCTCCGGAATGGGGTCTTCATACGCTTGGATGTGAGCACGTTCTTGTGGATGGCGTTCGCATTCGCAACTATCTCGATGTTCCAAACTGCGACGGAATGGATCCTGACCGCTGCCGGGACATGGAGATCAAGAACTGTGATCTGGTCTGCGCGGATGACGGCATCGTGATCAAGGCGGGCGAGCAGACGGATGAAGACTTCGGAGCAGCACACAACATCACCGTGCGCGATTGCTCTGTCGTCTGCCGGGACAGCGGGCTCAAGATCGGAACCGAGACGTTTGGCGATGTTTCGAAGATTCTCTTTGAACGTTGCCGCATTGTCTCAGGGGGCCGCGGACCAACGATTACGCATCGTCAGCCGGGCAACGTGAGTGACGTGGAGTTCCGCGATATCGAATTCCTTGCGCAACACCACGCCGCGCGCTGGTGGGGCTGGGGAGAGGCTGCATCGGTAACGGTATGGCCGAGGACGAAAGATGGAAAGACGGGTTCGCTCAGCGATATCCGCTTCAAGAGGGTGCATGGTGTCGCGGAGAACAGCTTCAGAATCGATGCGCATCCTGAGATGCCGGTGAGAGACGTTCTCCTGGAAGACTGCTCGGTCGAGATCGACCGGTGGACGCAGTATCCCGGCGGCTTCTTTGATAACCGTCCCACACGGGCAGATGACCCGATGCACGAGCCAGGCGGGCTGGAGAAGCACGACACCCCCGCGTATTTCTTCCGGAATGTGCAGGGCGCGGTCATTCGGAATTGCAGCGCGCGATGGGGTGTCCATCCGAGTGACTCTTTCAGTTATGCACTCGAAGCTCAGAACGTGACGGGCCTCAAGCTGGAGCACTTCAAGGGAACGGCGGGGCGCCCTGGGCTCTCCGCCACGTCCATTCACTAG
- a CDS encoding glycoside hydrolase family 27 protein yields MRPSIVAALILSILTSVALSQERPAPLLAATPPMGWNSWNWFAEKVTDKDIRQAADLLVSSGMRDAGYVYLNIDDTWEGSRDANGVLHTNAKFPDMKALADYVHGKGLKLGIYSSPGPQTCARFEGSLGHEDQDAELFASWGIDYLKYDLCSFHNKVMRQAYSGDSAEAMVHQYKMMRDAYERMHQALLRSGRPIVYSLCQYGFDSVWQWGPEVGANLWRTTGDITPTFDRISLIGREQAGLARYAGPGHWNDPDMLEIGNGKLTLDENRTHMGMWAMLAAPLLAGNNLSQLTPEITSILTNREIIAIDQDRLGKEADRIFAEGPIEIWARPLADGSKALAIFNFGEQRAYLRGISLHLEQAGAAKGWNARDIWMAKELGPISDSTPFTVPRHGSVILCLSH; encoded by the coding sequence GTGCGCCCAAGTATCGTCGCAGCTCTTATTCTCTCCATCCTGACGTCTGTTGCCTTGTCACAAGAGAGACCCGCTCCGCTCCTCGCGGCGACACCACCCATGGGATGGAACTCGTGGAACTGGTTTGCAGAGAAGGTAACGGACAAGGATATTCGCCAGGCTGCAGATCTTCTCGTTTCCTCCGGGATGCGGGATGCGGGCTATGTCTACCTCAATATCGATGACACCTGGGAGGGCAGCCGGGACGCAAATGGTGTTCTTCACACCAATGCCAAGTTTCCAGACATGAAGGCACTGGCCGACTATGTCCACGGCAAGGGCTTGAAGCTGGGCATCTATAGTTCTCCGGGTCCTCAGACCTGCGCTCGCTTCGAAGGTAGTTTAGGTCACGAGGATCAGGATGCAGAACTGTTTGCCTCCTGGGGAATCGACTACCTCAAGTACGATCTTTGCAGCTTTCATAACAAGGTCATGCGCCAGGCCTACTCAGGGGACAGCGCGGAAGCGATGGTGCATCAATATAAGATGATGCGCGACGCGTACGAGAGAATGCATCAGGCGCTGCTCAGGAGCGGACGGCCGATTGTATACAGCCTATGCCAGTATGGGTTCGATTCCGTTTGGCAATGGGGCCCTGAGGTTGGAGCAAACCTCTGGCGCACCACGGGCGACATTACTCCGACATTCGATCGCATCTCGCTCATAGGGCGCGAACAGGCGGGTCTCGCCAGATATGCGGGTCCCGGCCATTGGAATGATCCTGACATGCTTGAGATCGGCAACGGCAAGCTGACACTCGATGAAAACCGCACCCACATGGGCATGTGGGCGATGCTTGCGGCCCCGCTTCTAGCCGGAAACAATCTCTCACAGCTCACTCCGGAGATCACGTCGATCCTCACTAATCGAGAGATCATCGCGATCGATCAGGATCGCCTGGGTAAGGAAGCCGACCGGATCTTCGCCGAAGGCCCAATCGAGATATGGGCTCGTCCTCTAGCGGACGGCAGCAAAGCACTCGCGATCTTCAACTTCGGCGAGCAACGCGCCTACCTTCGAGGCATATCGTTGCATCTCGAACAGGCAGGGGCGGCCAAGGGCTGGAATGCACGGGATATATGGATGGCAAAGGAGCTGGGGCCAATCTCCGATTCCACGCCGTTCACTGTTCCACGTCATGGGTCCGTGATTCTATGTCTTTCCCATTGA
- a CDS encoding TonB-dependent receptor plug domain-containing protein, which produces MKRRWISATLVGLLGCAMIGAVAQSTPVEPDLSTASLEDLTQMQLRMSSFSRKDQDLWVTPAAVFVITSEDIQRSAATSVPELLRMVPGLQVAQINASTWAVSARGFNSAYANKLLVLIDGRTVYSEIYAGAHWDQNDIPLEEIARIEVIRGPGAAVWGTNAVNGVINVITRRARNTLGFEASAQASRLGGMTHLQFGGSLGDRLQYRGYGFYTHRNPFEQQDGSHGFDGEDTVRGGARLHWQRSRQDSIVMTGDSYGGYLKQQISGSYNLPSLIDGQDHGSIAGGYLLGRWEHKDPGQDSAAQVYFDDTSRHELGIHTRTRTLDAEYQSHPTAHARQDLVWGVEARFTANHIAGQQLITSLPEYKNYLVDGFAQDDITLKPRLKLSIGSKIQEGTLAGFQLQPSGRLLWAPNERNTFWTAVSRAAVAEAIQDRALNLPLNLGSEEGLPVTGSLLGNPGIKPETVVAYEAGYRRRLWRGVTLDAAGFFNVNRRLQSLLVVTPVFATTPSPHIVQNLMYVNGYDAKTAGTEVSLSWKPLRDLSLQSGYSWAQARTTETPTAQEVVLFDTWSTPRNTVTASAFWSFARGWGANAFFSHVDALPTGLSYGSIQGGSGIVKRIDRVDMHVSRKLGSNMEFDAGGTNLLTPRHIEFGNATSADVPLYVPRSLFVRARWSF; this is translated from the coding sequence ATGAAGCGCAGGTGGATCTCCGCCACCCTGGTCGGGCTGCTTGGTTGCGCAATGATCGGTGCGGTGGCTCAATCGACTCCGGTAGAGCCTGACCTCTCGACCGCGAGCCTAGAAGACCTGACGCAGATGCAACTGCGCATGAGTTCCTTCAGCCGCAAAGATCAGGATTTGTGGGTCACGCCTGCTGCCGTATTCGTTATTACCAGTGAAGACATCCAGAGGTCAGCGGCAACAAGCGTTCCTGAGTTGCTGCGAATGGTGCCTGGACTGCAGGTTGCCCAGATCAACGCGTCGACGTGGGCAGTGAGTGCGCGTGGTTTCAATAGTGCCTATGCCAATAAGCTGCTGGTGCTGATCGATGGGCGCACGGTGTATTCCGAGATTTACGCGGGGGCGCACTGGGATCAGAACGACATACCGCTCGAAGAGATCGCCCGAATTGAAGTCATCCGGGGACCTGGGGCGGCGGTATGGGGCACGAACGCAGTCAACGGCGTGATCAACGTCATTACGAGACGAGCCCGGAATACACTTGGCTTTGAAGCATCGGCTCAGGCTAGTCGCCTCGGGGGTATGACGCATCTGCAGTTTGGTGGGTCTCTCGGGGATCGTCTTCAGTATCGTGGATATGGCTTCTACACGCATCGGAACCCATTCGAGCAGCAGGATGGTTCCCATGGGTTCGATGGAGAGGACACGGTGCGCGGAGGCGCTCGTCTTCACTGGCAGCGGAGCCGGCAAGACTCGATCGTGATGACTGGAGATAGCTACGGAGGCTACCTCAAGCAGCAGATCAGTGGTTCTTATAACCTGCCGTCGCTGATCGACGGGCAGGATCACGGCTCGATCGCCGGAGGGTATCTGCTGGGACGGTGGGAACACAAGGATCCCGGCCAGGATTCGGCAGCGCAGGTGTATTTCGATGACACCTCACGGCATGAGCTCGGAATCCATACGAGGACGCGGACCCTGGATGCGGAATACCAGAGCCATCCAACGGCCCATGCACGGCAGGATCTCGTGTGGGGCGTGGAGGCGCGGTTTACCGCAAATCATATAGCCGGCCAGCAACTGATTACTTCGCTTCCGGAATATAAGAACTATCTCGTCGATGGCTTCGCTCAAGATGACATCACACTGAAACCCAGGCTGAAGCTCAGCATTGGAAGCAAGATCCAGGAAGGGACACTTGCAGGGTTTCAGCTCCAGCCGAGTGGGCGCCTTCTCTGGGCTCCGAACGAACGGAATACGTTCTGGACGGCGGTGTCGCGGGCGGCAGTCGCGGAGGCGATTCAGGACAGGGCGCTCAACCTTCCCCTTAATTTAGGCAGCGAGGAGGGCTTGCCGGTTACCGGCTCGCTGCTCGGCAATCCCGGGATCAAGCCTGAGACGGTAGTGGCCTACGAAGCAGGCTACCGGAGACGGCTCTGGCGCGGAGTGACGCTCGATGCCGCGGGCTTCTTCAATGTGAATCGTCGTCTTCAGTCGCTTCTGGTAGTGACACCGGTATTCGCAACAACTCCATCCCCTCATATCGTCCAGAACCTGATGTATGTGAACGGGTACGACGCGAAGACGGCGGGGACTGAAGTTTCGTTGAGTTGGAAGCCGCTGCGGGATCTCTCCTTGCAGAGCGGCTATTCGTGGGCACAGGCTCGCACTACCGAGACGCCGACTGCGCAGGAAGTCGTCTTGTTCGACACATGGAGCACACCGCGTAACACGGTTACCGCATCGGCTTTTTGGAGCTTTGCGCGAGGCTGGGGAGCGAATGCCTTCTTTTCTCATGTCGATGCGTTGCCAACTGGCTTGAGCTATGGATCTATCCAGGGAGGCAGCGGGATAGTGAAGCGAATCGATCGCGTCGATATGCACGTTAGCCGCAAGCTGGGCAGCAATATGGAATTCGATGCCGGCGGGACGAATCTGCTGACCCCGCGCCATATCGAATTCGGGAACGCGACGAGCGCCGATGTTCCTTTATATGTTCCCCGGAGCCTGTTCGTGCGAGCCAGGTGGAGCTTCTGA
- a CDS encoding putative bifunctional diguanylate cyclase/phosphodiesterase → MAVPVTNVRAAESNNKPAPENAGVLLVVDDEPLNLDMLSRRLTRTGFTVHVASSGAEALKLIREIAFDLVLLDQMMPEMSGTEVLKALRGNVATQMLPVIMVTAVASSDKISEALEDGASDYITKPVDYKVALARIRTQLTRKRAETALVRSEERYALASKASRDGLWDWDLRTDRIYFSERWKEMLGCEQGFENTKDAWFSRMIASDRSAVEQAIEEYLAGGLDVLKCDYRMRHTDGTARWMSCHAIALRDSAGVPIRLTGSQSDITEEKTRDALTELPNRLRLITELEWAIENAQENYASAEAVEPKFAVLFLDLNHFKSINDTLGHLIGDKLLILIAARLEMAATRWSMQDSDSRAPLLARMGGDEFAVMLQGVINEATVMNFAREVRDRMQEVFVLEGIPVHCAFSIGAAIANKDHLSPEDILREADIAMYTTKVESLGNIVLFNPRMRDVATQQFELENEIRSAAANGQLRLVYQPKVDLNTGTTYGLEALVRWEHPTRGLLQPGMFIAIAERTGTIVDIGKWVLREACKQVLRWHEEFPGEKPLSLSVNLSPREFRRKDLVESIRMTLEETAFPPASLHFELTETALFEDFTTARRTLDALKQLGVGLDLDDFGTGYSSLKYLRELPFDSLKIDRYFVSSLDPKQKSSSELVGAILSMADVLGLDVIAEGIETESHRSTLSLLGCRFGQGYLFAKPLDPQSFRTLLVAEQDSAARSLPQDSQALPANHVSPITLSALMERA, encoded by the coding sequence ATGGCAGTCCCAGTCACAAACGTACGAGCAGCGGAATCAAATAATAAGCCAGCCCCAGAGAACGCAGGCGTGCTTCTCGTCGTGGACGACGAACCGTTGAATCTTGACATGCTTTCCAGGCGATTGACGAGGACCGGATTTACTGTTCACGTTGCCTCAAGTGGAGCGGAAGCGCTGAAGTTGATCCGGGAGATAGCCTTTGATCTTGTGCTGCTCGATCAGATGATGCCGGAGATGAGCGGTACAGAGGTTCTCAAAGCGCTGCGTGGGAATGTCGCGACGCAGATGCTTCCCGTCATCATGGTTACAGCAGTCGCCAGCAGCGACAAGATCAGCGAGGCACTAGAAGACGGAGCGAGCGACTACATCACTAAGCCTGTCGACTATAAGGTAGCGCTCGCGCGAATTCGAACACAACTTACCAGGAAGCGCGCTGAGACCGCGCTGGTGCGAAGCGAAGAGCGGTATGCGCTTGCCTCGAAGGCTTCGCGAGACGGCCTGTGGGACTGGGATCTGCGGACGGATCGTATCTACTTCTCCGAACGCTGGAAAGAGATGCTGGGCTGCGAACAGGGCTTCGAGAATACAAAGGATGCCTGGTTCTCGCGCATGATCGCTTCCGATCGATCGGCGGTGGAGCAGGCGATCGAGGAGTACCTGGCAGGCGGCCTCGATGTCTTGAAGTGTGATTACAGGATGCGTCATACGGATGGAACGGCCCGCTGGATGTCGTGCCATGCCATTGCCCTGCGCGACTCCGCAGGTGTTCCCATTCGGCTTACGGGCTCGCAATCGGATATCACGGAAGAGAAGACGCGAGACGCCTTGACGGAGCTGCCGAATCGGCTGCGCCTGATTACGGAGTTGGAATGGGCTATCGAGAATGCACAAGAGAATTATGCCTCCGCAGAGGCTGTGGAACCCAAGTTTGCGGTGTTGTTTCTTGATCTCAATCACTTCAAGTCCATCAACGACACGCTGGGTCATCTGATCGGGGATAAGCTTCTGATCCTGATCGCAGCGCGGCTGGAGATGGCGGCGACACGCTGGTCCATGCAGGATAGCGACTCGCGGGCACCGCTTCTCGCGAGGATGGGTGGAGACGAATTTGCGGTGATGCTGCAGGGCGTCATCAACGAAGCGACAGTGATGAACTTCGCCAGGGAAGTGCGGGACAGGATGCAGGAGGTCTTCGTTCTCGAAGGGATTCCCGTACACTGCGCGTTCAGCATCGGCGCGGCGATCGCGAACAAGGATCATCTTTCGCCGGAAGATATTCTGCGTGAAGCGGATATCGCGATGTACACCACGAAGGTGGAGAGCCTGGGCAACATCGTTCTATTCAATCCGCGCATGCGCGATGTGGCGACGCAACAGTTCGAACTGGAGAATGAGATACGGTCGGCTGCTGCCAATGGTCAACTCAGGCTTGTCTACCAGCCCAAGGTTGATCTCAATACCGGAACGACCTATGGATTGGAAGCACTGGTCCGCTGGGAGCACCCGACGCGCGGCCTGCTGCAACCGGGGATGTTTATCGCGATCGCGGAGCGGACCGGAACCATCGTGGACATCGGCAAGTGGGTGCTGCGTGAAGCATGCAAGCAGGTTCTGAGGTGGCACGAGGAGTTTCCCGGTGAGAAGCCGCTCTCGCTCTCGGTCAATCTTTCTCCGCGCGAGTTCCGGCGGAAAGATCTCGTGGAGTCGATCCGGATGACGCTTGAGGAGACCGCCTTTCCTCCAGCGAGCCTGCACTTCGAGTTGACCGAGACGGCACTGTTTGAAGACTTCACGACGGCGCGCAGAACTCTCGACGCTCTAAAGCAACTTGGTGTGGGACTAGATCTCGACGACTTTGGCACGGGTTACTCTTCACTGAAGTATCTCCGCGAGCTGCCGTTCGACTCGCTGAAGATCGATCGCTATTTTGTATCAAGCCTCGACCCCAAGCAGAAATCCTCGAGCGAACTGGTTGGAGCGATCCTTAGCATGGCCGATGTGCTTGGCCTCGACGTGATCGCGGAGGGCATTGAGACCGAGTCCCACCGGTCGACGTTAAGCCTTCTCGGCTGCCGGTTCGGACAGGGATATCTTTTTGCAAAACCACTCGACCCCCAGAGCTTCCGGACCTTGCTCGTTGCAGAACAGGACTCCGCGGCGCGCAGTCTCCCTCAAGATTCACAGGCGCTTCCGGCGAATCATGTCTCTCCGATCACGCTTTCTGCCTTGATGGAGCGTGCATGA
- a CDS encoding YfiR family protein encodes MTRKKLHRAIGRLPTTCEAGRILLLLGVALLSAERAIAQKASADEYEIRAAMIFNLTKFIDWPSWKLDGAHPEFDVCLLGSDPIGTNIDALMQGKTVQSKPVVVKHLTSIDNATACHILYESAGSRKGVAHALGELEKSAVLTVSEKSNSDNPAQVMGLPTSEDHVHIEVNLGAAQRSGLTISSRLLHLATVTH; translated from the coding sequence ATGACAAGAAAGAAGCTGCATCGCGCGATAGGACGTCTACCTACAACCTGCGAGGCTGGAAGGATTCTTCTTTTGCTTGGGGTCGCTCTTCTTTCTGCCGAGCGCGCCATCGCCCAGAAGGCGAGCGCGGATGAGTATGAGATCCGAGCCGCCATGATCTTCAATCTGACCAAGTTCATCGACTGGCCCTCGTGGAAGCTCGACGGGGCTCATCCGGAGTTTGACGTGTGTCTGCTTGGCTCCGATCCGATCGGCACCAACATCGATGCGCTGATGCAAGGTAAAACGGTTCAGAGCAAGCCGGTCGTGGTAAAGCATCTGACCTCGATCGACAACGCGACTGCGTGTCACATTCTTTATGAGAGCGCGGGTTCGAGGAAAGGCGTCGCGCATGCACTGGGAGAACTGGAGAAGAGCGCGGTTCTTACGGTTTCGGAGAAGTCCAACTCCGATAATCCGGCACAGGTCATGGGGCTGCCGACGAGTGAGGACCATGTTCATATCGAGGTCAACCTCGGCGCCGCTCAGCGTAGCGGACTTACCATCAGCTCCCGGCTTCTTCATCTCGCGACGGTGACACACTAA
- a CDS encoding glycoside hydrolase family 27 protein yields the protein MHYRLALFLVLLLGAARSSTAQGGASTEIAAHPPLGWNSWDAYGLTITEPQFRDNVKVLAKTLKPFGWQYAVIDEGWFLKNPHDLKTPDKVEYEIDANGRYNPVPGRFPSAIIDGRNEGFRALGEYVHSQGLKFGIHIVRGIPREAVKQNLPVAGSDFHARDAADTNDPCPWDPTNWGVRDTPAGQAWYDALLAQYAGWGVDFIKVDCISDHPYKPTEIRMIHNAIVKSGRPILLSLSPGPVSPSIAQEIIPYAQMWRISDDLWDYWKNARHAPRSVHDQFELAAAWAPFARAGTWPDADMLPLGYLGPEPGDGDARETRLTQSEQRMMFTLWSIMRSPLIIGANLTRLDAWTTSLLTNRDVLDVNQFAHDQRQVAREGDTVAWTAVGRGAIRYLALFNLNDKDKTIARSYAFYNLPSATYSSREVWSNEERGRSDAINVTLPPHSCILLELKP from the coding sequence TTGCACTATCGTTTGGCGCTTTTCTTAGTGCTGCTTCTCGGAGCGGCACGTTCCTCGACGGCGCAGGGTGGCGCGTCCACCGAGATTGCCGCTCATCCTCCACTGGGCTGGAACAGCTGGGATGCCTACGGGCTGACCATCACCGAGCCGCAATTTCGCGATAACGTGAAGGTCCTTGCAAAGACCCTGAAGCCGTTCGGATGGCAGTATGCTGTGATCGATGAGGGCTGGTTCCTCAAGAATCCGCATGACCTCAAGACACCGGATAAGGTCGAGTATGAGATCGATGCGAACGGCCGCTACAATCCTGTGCCGGGGCGGTTTCCATCGGCCATCATCGACGGCCGGAATGAAGGATTTCGGGCGCTCGGAGAGTACGTTCACTCGCAGGGTCTGAAGTTCGGTATTCACATTGTCAGAGGCATTCCCCGCGAAGCCGTCAAACAGAACCTTCCGGTAGCGGGAAGCGACTTTCATGCACGCGATGCCGCCGATACAAACGATCCATGCCCGTGGGATCCTACGAATTGGGGTGTTCGCGATACCCCTGCCGGGCAGGCCTGGTATGACGCTCTCCTCGCGCAGTATGCTGGTTGGGGCGTCGACTTCATTAAGGTGGATTGCATCTCGGACCATCCCTATAAGCCGACAGAGATCCGCATGATCCACAACGCTATTGTCAAGAGCGGCCGTCCTATCCTTCTCAGCTTGTCGCCTGGTCCGGTTTCTCCGAGTATCGCGCAGGAGATTATCCCGTACGCGCAGATGTGGCGGATCTCCGATGATCTTTGGGACTACTGGAAGAATGCGAGGCATGCGCCGAGAAGTGTGCACGATCAGTTCGAGCTCGCCGCAGCATGGGCGCCTTTCGCCCGCGCGGGTACATGGCCGGACGCAGACATGCTTCCACTAGGGTATCTTGGACCGGAGCCAGGCGATGGCGACGCACGCGAGACGCGCTTGACCCAATCCGAACAGAGGATGATGTTCACCCTTTGGTCGATCATGCGTTCTCCTCTTATTATCGGTGCCAACCTTACCCGTCTTGATGCCTGGACAACGAGTCTCCTTACGAATCGGGATGTACTTGACGTCAATCAGTTCGCTCATGACCAGCGGCAGGTCGCCCGCGAAGGAGACACAGTGGCGTGGACGGCTGTGGGTAGGGGAGCTATCCGATATCTTGCGCTGTTCAACCTGAACGACAAAGATAAGACGATCGCACGTTCGTATGCGTTCTACAATCTGCCTTCCGCCACCTATAGCAGCAGGGAAGTGTGGTCGAACGAGGAGCGCGGACGCTCGGACGCCATCAACGTGACATTGCCTCCTCATAGCTGCATTCTCCTTGAGCTCAAGCCCTAG